From one Pseudomonas sp. S35 genomic stretch:
- a CDS encoding sigma-54-dependent Fis family transcriptional regulator: protein MTNPHTAPLPPRGDSRQLSDSSSPTPAELTDCLFFSPEDGRIWLNDQRMLLLHSSSFGALRGEVIERLGLELARGLFTRTGYASGARDARLIRERWPQADAAAVFRAGTHLHTLEGMTKVEPLHFKFDADSGFYEGEFLWHHSCEADEHVGAYGIGQDPVCWTETGYAIGFVSGLFGQLVIFREVECRGMGHSSCRVIGKTAEQWGDVEQDLRYLNVAQAVSSPTTVAPRPGPALNAALAPQPLVGASAAFNAAMQALQRVALTPATVLISGESGVGKEMFARQLHQLSRRHDNPFVALNCAAIPDNLIEAELFGVERGAYTGATHARPGRFERAQGGTLFLDEITCLSLAGQSKLLRALQEREIERVGGVRGIKVDVRVVAATNIDLRKAVADGTFREDLFYRLNVYPIALPPLRERRDDIPLLINAFLTRFCQEYARTPVGLTMRALKVLLRYDFAGNVRELQNLIERGLIASEEGQAIDLVHLFRNEPMPANPYGVDDHGSLSNTAPTSRPALLDTLGQLDQGFSIEGLESRLITEALQQNAGNLAAAARLVGLSRAQFAYRLKKHQRQTR, encoded by the coding sequence ATGACTAATCCCCACACCGCACCGCTCCCGCCACGGGGCGACAGCCGCCAACTCAGCGACAGCAGTTCGCCGACGCCTGCCGAGCTGACCGACTGCCTGTTCTTCTCTCCCGAAGACGGGCGTATCTGGCTCAACGACCAACGTATGTTGCTGCTGCACAGTTCCTCGTTCGGTGCCCTGCGCGGGGAAGTCATCGAGCGCCTGGGGCTGGAACTGGCGCGTGGTCTGTTTACCCGTACCGGCTACGCCTCCGGCGCCAGGGATGCCCGGTTGATCCGCGAACGCTGGCCGCAGGCCGACGCCGCCGCGGTGTTCCGCGCCGGGACGCACCTGCACACCCTGGAAGGCATGACCAAGGTCGAACCGCTGCACTTCAAGTTCGATGCCGACTCGGGTTTTTATGAAGGCGAGTTTCTCTGGCACCACTCCTGCGAGGCGGATGAACATGTGGGCGCGTATGGCATCGGCCAGGACCCGGTGTGCTGGACGGAGACCGGCTATGCCATCGGTTTTGTCAGCGGCCTGTTCGGGCAGTTGGTGATTTTCCGCGAAGTGGAATGCCGGGGCATGGGCCACAGCAGTTGCCGGGTGATCGGCAAGACCGCCGAACAATGGGGTGACGTCGAGCAGGACCTGCGTTACTTGAATGTGGCCCAGGCCGTCAGCAGCCCCACCACCGTCGCCCCCCGCCCTGGCCCGGCGTTGAATGCCGCGCTGGCGCCACAACCCTTGGTGGGCGCCAGTGCGGCATTCAACGCCGCGATGCAAGCGCTGCAACGGGTAGCGCTCACGCCCGCCACCGTGCTGATCAGCGGTGAGTCTGGCGTGGGCAAGGAAATGTTCGCGCGCCAGTTGCACCAGCTCAGCCGTCGCCACGACAACCCGTTCGTGGCGCTCAATTGCGCAGCCATCCCGGACAACCTGATCGAGGCCGAACTCTTCGGCGTCGAACGCGGCGCGTACACCGGCGCCACCCACGCTCGGCCCGGACGCTTCGAACGGGCCCAGGGCGGCACGCTGTTTCTGGATGAAATCACCTGCCTCAGCCTGGCCGGGCAAAGCAAACTGCTGCGAGCGTTGCAGGAGCGCGAGATCGAACGGGTCGGTGGCGTGCGCGGCATCAAGGTGGATGTGCGCGTGGTGGCCGCCACCAATATCGACCTGCGTAAAGCGGTGGCTGACGGCACGTTTCGCGAAGACCTGTTCTACCGGCTGAACGTCTACCCCATCGCCCTGCCGCCGTTGCGTGAACGCCGCGATGACATCCCGCTGCTGATCAACGCGTTCCTCACCCGCTTCTGCCAGGAATATGCGCGCACGCCCGTGGGCCTGACCATGCGTGCGCTGAAGGTGCTGCTGCGTTACGACTTCGCGGGCAATGTGCGTGAGCTGCAAAACCTGATCGAACGCGGCCTGATCGCCAGTGAAGAAGGCCAAGCCATCGACCTGGTGCACCTGTTTCGCAATGAGCCGATGCCCGCGAACCCGTACGGTGTGGATGACCACGGCAGTCTGTCGAATACCGCGCCAACGTCCCGCCCTGCACTGCTGGACACCCTGGGGCAATTGGACCAGGGGTTCTCCATTGAAGGCCTTGAGTCGCGCCTGATCACTGAAGCGCTGCAACAGAACGCCGGCAACCTGGCGGCGGCTGCCAGGCTTGTGGGGCTCAGCCGGGCGCAATTTGCCTATCGATTGAAGAAGCACCAGCGGCAAACCCGCTAG
- a CDS encoding benzaldehyde dehydrogenase, which translates to MSVSETTHLLQRALESECLFNGDWIPASGSVIPVLEPATGEPLMRSAMASPADIAVASRSAALAQPAWAALGPRERAEVFRKAADVAQQSFAELALYVARETGGALFKGEHEVREAIVLLHQAAGLLSQPHGVVLPSAAGRLSYARRQPHGVVGVISPFNFPLILSLRSVAPALAAGNAVVLKPDPQTPVSGGFLIARLFEEAGLPKGLLHVLPGAAPAGEALCRDPNVRMIAFTGSTAAGRKVAETAGRHLKKVALELGGKNPLIILEDADLDLAASNAAWGAWLHQGQICMATGLILAHESIAASLTRKLVDKARALTVGNAARGEAALGPLINQRQLQRVHEIVSESLAAGARLEAGGEYDQLFYQPTVLSGVRPGMRAFDDEMFGPVAAVVGFATDEEAIELANRTEYGLSAAIISPSVGRAMAIGERLECGLLHINDQTVADECINPFGGRGASGNGGSVGGPADWDEYTQWQWVTVKNTPPNYPF; encoded by the coding sequence ATGTCAGTGTCTGAAACCACCCACCTGTTACAGCGGGCCCTTGAGTCCGAATGCCTGTTCAACGGCGATTGGATACCGGCCTCGGGGTCCGTGATCCCCGTGCTTGAACCCGCCACCGGCGAACCGCTGATGCGCAGCGCGATGGCCAGCCCGGCCGACATCGCCGTGGCCAGCCGCAGCGCCGCCCTGGCCCAACCGGCGTGGGCCGCACTCGGCCCACGGGAGCGCGCCGAGGTGTTTCGCAAGGCGGCGGATGTGGCGCAGCAGTCCTTTGCCGAGCTGGCGCTGTACGTCGCACGGGAAACCGGGGGCGCGTTGTTCAAGGGCGAACACGAAGTGCGTGAAGCCATTGTGCTGCTGCATCAGGCGGCGGGCCTGTTGTCTCAACCTCACGGCGTGGTGCTGCCCAGCGCAGCGGGGCGCTTGTCCTATGCACGGCGTCAGCCCCACGGCGTAGTCGGGGTGATTTCACCGTTCAATTTTCCGCTGATCCTGTCGCTGCGCTCGGTAGCACCGGCCCTGGCGGCGGGCAACGCGGTGGTGCTCAAGCCCGACCCGCAGACCCCGGTCAGCGGTGGTTTTCTGATCGCCCGGCTCTTCGAAGAAGCGGGCCTCCCCAAAGGCCTGCTGCACGTATTACCCGGCGCCGCGCCGGCAGGTGAAGCGCTGTGCCGCGACCCCAATGTGCGGATGATCGCGTTCACTGGCTCCACGGCAGCGGGGCGCAAAGTCGCCGAAACCGCTGGGCGCCACCTGAAAAAAGTCGCGCTGGAACTGGGCGGCAAGAACCCGTTGATCATTCTCGAGGACGCCGACCTCGACCTGGCCGCCAGCAATGCGGCCTGGGGCGCCTGGCTGCATCAAGGGCAGATCTGCATGGCGACCGGGTTGATTCTGGCCCATGAATCCATCGCCGCCAGCCTCACCCGCAAGCTGGTGGACAAGGCCCGGGCGCTCACCGTGGGCAACGCCGCCCGCGGTGAAGCTGCGCTCGGTCCATTGATCAACCAACGCCAGTTGCAGCGCGTGCACGAGATCGTCAGCGAAAGCCTGGCGGCGGGCGCACGGCTGGAGGCGGGCGGCGAATACGACCAGCTGTTCTACCAACCCACCGTGCTCAGCGGGGTGCGGCCGGGCATGCGCGCCTTTGACGATGAAATGTTTGGGCCGGTGGCCGCGGTGGTCGGTTTTGCCACGGACGAGGAGGCCATCGAATTGGCCAACCGCACAGAATACGGCCTCTCGGCCGCGATCATTTCGCCCTCGGTGGGGCGTGCCATGGCCATTGGCGAGCGGCTGGAGTGCGGCCTGCTGCACATCAACGACCAGACCGTGGCGGACGAATGCATCAACCCCTTCGGCGGGCGCGGTGCCTCGGGCAATGGCGGCAGCGTGGGCGGGCCGGCCGACTGGGACGAATACACCCAGTGGCAATGGGTCACCGTGAAAAACACGCCGCCGAACTATCCCTTCTGA
- a CDS encoding coniferyl-alcohol dehydrogenase: MNLYRKTLIVTGVASGIGAEVARLARFQGATVIGVDRHEPQLTLDGFLHADLSDPTSIDALVARLPQRVDALCNIAGVPGTAPVQTVAEVNYLGLRCLTQALLPRLSKGGSIVNVASVLGAQWPQRLALHKALAATESFRAGQQWLAANPVEQAECYQYFKEALIVWSLQQSQGWFRDHSVRINCVAPGPVFTPILGDFVSMLGPERVAQDSQRMTRPALADEVASVITFLCSDAARWVNGVNLPVDGGLAATYV; encoded by the coding sequence ATGAACCTGTACCGCAAAACCTTGATCGTGACCGGCGTGGCGTCGGGCATTGGTGCGGAAGTCGCACGATTGGCGCGCTTCCAGGGCGCCACCGTGATCGGCGTCGATCGCCATGAACCGCAGTTGACACTCGATGGCTTTCTCCATGCCGACCTGAGCGATCCCACCAGCATCGATGCACTGGTGGCGCGTCTGCCGCAGCGGGTCGATGCGCTGTGCAACATTGCCGGCGTGCCCGGTACGGCGCCGGTGCAAACGGTGGCCGAGGTCAATTACCTGGGCTTGCGCTGTCTTACCCAAGCACTGCTGCCACGCCTGTCGAAGGGCGGCAGCATCGTCAATGTGGCCTCGGTGCTTGGCGCGCAGTGGCCGCAGCGGTTGGCCTTGCACAAAGCGCTGGCGGCGACCGAAAGCTTCAGGGCCGGGCAGCAGTGGCTGGCGGCCAATCCGGTCGAACAGGCCGAGTGTTATCAATACTTCAAGGAGGCGCTCATCGTCTGGAGCCTGCAGCAATCCCAGGGTTGGTTTCGCGACCATTCGGTGCGCATCAACTGCGTTGCGCCGGGGCCGGTGTTCACGCCGATCCTGGGCGATTTTGTCAGCATGCTCGGGCCGGAGCGGGTGGCCCAGGACAGCCAGCGCATGACCCGTCCGGCCCTGGCCGATGAGGTGGCTTCGGTAATCACGTTCCTGTGCTCGGACGCGGCGCGCTGGGTCAACGGGGTCAACCTGCCGGTGGACGGCGGGCTGGCGGCCACCTACGTGTAG
- a CDS encoding transporter: MLKPILRPVAAMTFVALSSTAYAYDLPGLNLGSTSFYDGSPAPAGPGWYLEEYLTYSRASRFNDANGNKLALPRQDVEVVAPTTQIIYVGQPLANGAMPGFTVINTSLAYVDVDDGLNNAALSSRAGLGDLVVGPFLQLPTLSRADGSPLLTQRVEVDVAIPVGAYDRKRSINPGSNFWSFNPYYAATYWFNPKWSASGRFMYLWNGKNDQPSASFGDVSDTQAGQALHANLTLQYAIDQQLSVGLNGYWLKQITDTEVQGHAVSGRREKVWAIGPGLVYAFNKENVLSVNAYFEQEAVNRTQGNKLVFNWLHQF, encoded by the coding sequence ATGCTCAAGCCTATCTTGCGGCCGGTTGCGGCCATGACGTTTGTTGCGCTGTCATCCACTGCATACGCTTACGACTTGCCCGGACTCAACCTGGGCAGCACCAGTTTCTACGACGGCTCACCGGCACCGGCCGGGCCCGGTTGGTACCTGGAGGAATACCTGACCTATTCACGCGCCAGCCGCTTCAATGATGCCAACGGCAACAAGCTGGCGTTGCCCAGGCAGGACGTGGAAGTGGTGGCGCCTACCACACAGATCATCTACGTTGGCCAGCCCCTGGCCAACGGTGCGATGCCCGGATTCACCGTGATCAACACGTCCCTGGCCTATGTGGATGTGGACGACGGTTTGAATAACGCGGCGTTGAGTTCCCGTGCCGGCCTGGGCGACTTGGTTGTTGGTCCGTTCCTGCAACTGCCGACCCTGAGCCGCGCCGATGGCAGCCCGCTGTTGACCCAGCGGGTCGAAGTTGATGTGGCGATCCCGGTAGGTGCCTACGACCGCAAGCGTTCGATCAACCCCGGCAGCAACTTCTGGTCTTTTAACCCGTATTACGCAGCGACCTACTGGTTCAACCCGAAGTGGTCGGCCAGCGGGCGATTCATGTACCTGTGGAACGGCAAGAATGACCAACCGTCGGCCAGTTTCGGCGATGTCTCCGACACCCAGGCCGGGCAGGCGCTGCATGCCAACCTGACGTTGCAGTACGCAATCGACCAGCAACTGAGCGTGGGCTTGAATGGCTATTGGTTGAAGCAGATCACCGACACCGAGGTGCAGGGGCATGCGGTGAGTGGGCGGCGGGAAAAGGTCTGGGCCATTGGCCCAGGCCTGGTCTACGCGTTCAACAAGGAGAATGTCCTGTCAGTGAACGCGTATTTTGAGCAGGAAGCGGTGAACCGCACCCAGGGCAACAAGCTGGTGTTTAACTGGTTGCACCAGTTCTAG
- the mhpT gene encoding 3-(3-hydroxy-phenyl)propionate transporter MhpT, with protein MNSPSRRSTLTIALCFIVALIEGFDLQAAGTTAAGLRHSFALDPKMLGWVFSVGIIGLLPGAFFGGWIADRIGRKKILVSAVLLFGLFSLSTAFVESYSSLLLVRFLTGLGLGAALPNLIALCAEAVSERNRGTAISVMYCGVPLGGALAAVVAMFSSEHWQTTFIIGGLAPLLAVPLMILLLPESNAFRQQVEHTHNPRPSTGQALFGEGRARTTLALWLSYFFTLTVMYMLLNWLPSLLLEQGFSKPQAGMVQMLFNIGGALGSLLGGVLLDRCNALKVVLSVYAGLLAALAGVGLSVGIVPMAIAGFAAGLFVMAAQLVLYASAPPAYPTAVRATGVGAAVAIGRLGSVAGPLAAGQLLAAGAGTAGVLLATSPGVVIAALTIISVMVRAAPLNLPRTGATS; from the coding sequence ATGAACAGTCCATCGCGTCGTTCGACGCTGACGATCGCTTTGTGTTTCATCGTTGCGCTGATCGAAGGGTTCGATCTGCAGGCCGCCGGCACCACCGCTGCCGGGCTGCGCCACAGCTTTGCCCTGGACCCGAAAATGCTCGGCTGGGTATTCAGCGTCGGGATCATCGGCCTGCTGCCGGGGGCGTTCTTTGGCGGCTGGATCGCCGACCGTATCGGCCGCAAGAAAATCCTGGTGAGCGCGGTGCTGCTGTTCGGGCTGTTCTCCCTGAGCACTGCATTTGTTGAGAGTTACTCAAGCCTGTTGCTGGTGCGCTTCCTGACCGGGCTGGGCCTGGGTGCGGCACTGCCGAACCTGATCGCGTTGTGCGCCGAAGCCGTCAGCGAACGCAATCGCGGCACCGCCATCAGTGTCATGTACTGCGGCGTGCCGCTGGGTGGCGCACTGGCCGCCGTGGTGGCGATGTTTTCCAGTGAACACTGGCAAACCACCTTTATCATCGGCGGCCTCGCGCCGTTGCTGGCCGTGCCGCTGATGATCCTGCTGCTGCCCGAGTCCAACGCCTTTCGCCAACAGGTCGAACACACCCACAACCCTCGTCCCTCCACGGGCCAGGCGCTGTTCGGCGAGGGTCGCGCCCGCACCACGCTGGCGCTGTGGCTCAGCTACTTCTTCACCCTGACCGTGATGTACATGCTGCTCAACTGGTTGCCGTCGTTGTTGCTTGAACAAGGTTTCAGCAAACCCCAGGCGGGCATGGTGCAGATGCTCTTCAATATCGGCGGCGCCCTCGGTTCGCTGCTCGGCGGTGTGCTGCTGGACCGATGCAACGCGCTAAAAGTGGTGCTGTCCGTGTATGCGGGGTTGCTGGCGGCGTTGGCCGGGGTCGGCCTGTCGGTGGGCATCGTGCCGATGGCCATTGCAGGTTTCGCCGCCGGCTTGTTCGTAATGGCCGCGCAACTGGTGCTGTACGCCAGCGCCCCACCCGCCTACCCCACTGCGGTGCGCGCCACCGGCGTGGGTGCGGCCGTGGCCATCGGCCGGTTGGGCTCGGTGGCCGGGCCGCTGGCCGCCGGGCAACTGCTCGCGGCCGGCGCCGGTACCGCCGGCGTGCTGCTGGCGACTTCCCCCGGCGTGGTGATCGCCGCGCTCACCATCATCAGCGTGATGGTGCGTGCGGCGCCGCTGAACCTGCCTAGAACTGGTGCAACCAGTTAA
- a CDS encoding OprD family porin, translating into MPKLPTGAVAAACCVSNSTPRLLSALLMLGVLPTPLWAAGFIDDSHGTLTLRNYYLDRDYKDDGAKTAAREWAQAFILNLESGYTPGPLGFGLDVRGLMGVKLDSSPDRSGTELLPVSASDKRAADEYSRLAPTAKLRFAQTTVKAGDVSIFLPFAFASPSRLLPQTFRGATLSSKDIDGLTLNTGYIDRINKRDSTDYQAMTIASPNRRFNATATTSHLAYVGGDYQVNKDLSLRAYHAEVADLYQQDTLALLHNLPVGDGVLTSDVRSFFSREDGSAKAGKVDNRNLSALFGYRFGGHRVSLGYMHSSGDTATPYISGTELMGMSELTMSSDFLNAKERTWQAIYDYDFAASGVPGLKSRLRYVRGDNIELAAFNAEDRKEREFQMELGYVIQSGPLKNVGLMARKSIYRNDFPGGAAFRDENQTRFLVLYTVALW; encoded by the coding sequence ATGCCAAAACTCCCCACGGGCGCCGTCGCGGCGGCCTGCTGTGTGTCAAATAGCACTCCACGCCTGCTCAGTGCACTGCTGATGCTCGGTGTGCTGCCCACTCCACTGTGGGCAGCGGGGTTTATTGACGACAGCCACGGCACCCTGACCTTGCGCAATTATTACCTGGACCGTGACTACAAGGACGACGGCGCCAAGACGGCGGCGCGGGAATGGGCCCAGGCGTTCATCCTCAATCTGGAATCGGGCTACACCCCAGGCCCGCTGGGCTTTGGCCTGGATGTACGCGGGTTGATGGGGGTCAAGCTCGACTCCTCGCCAGACCGCAGTGGCACCGAGCTGCTGCCGGTGTCGGCCAGCGACAAGCGCGCCGCCGATGAATACTCGCGCCTGGCGCCCACCGCCAAGCTACGGTTTGCCCAAACCACGGTGAAGGCCGGCGATGTCTCGATCTTCCTGCCATTCGCCTTTGCCAGCCCGTCGCGCCTGCTGCCGCAGACCTTTCGCGGCGCCACGTTGAGCTCCAAGGACATCGACGGGCTGACCCTGAACACCGGCTATATCGACCGCATCAACAAGCGTGATTCCACCGACTACCAGGCCATGACCATCGCGTCGCCCAACCGGCGTTTCAACGCGACCGCGACCACCTCGCACCTGGCGTACGTCGGCGGTGATTACCAGGTCAACAAAGACCTCAGCCTGCGCGCCTATCATGCCGAAGTCGCGGACCTCTACCAGCAGGACACCCTGGCGCTGCTGCACAACCTGCCGGTGGGCGATGGTGTGCTCACCAGTGATGTGCGCAGCTTTTTCAGTCGCGAGGACGGCAGCGCCAAGGCCGGCAAGGTGGATAACCGCAACCTCTCGGCGCTGTTCGGCTACCGCTTCGGTGGGCATCGCGTCAGCCTGGGCTACATGCATTCCAGCGGGGATACAGCCACGCCGTATATCTCCGGCACCGAGTTGATGGGCATGAGCGAACTGACCATGAGTTCGGACTTTCTCAACGCCAAGGAGCGCACCTGGCAGGCCATCTATGACTATGACTTTGCGGCATCGGGTGTGCCGGGGCTCAAGAGCCGGCTGCGTTATGTGCGCGGCGACAACATCGAGCTGGCGGCCTTCAATGCCGAGGACCGCAAGGAGCGCGAGTTCCAGATGGAGCTGGGCTACGTGATTCAGAGCGGCCCGCTGAAGAACGTCGGGCTGATGGCGCGCAAGTCGATCTACCGTAACGACTTCCCGGGCGGGGCGGCTTTTCGCGATGAAAACCAGACCCGCTTCCTGGTGCTCTACACCGTGGCGCTGTGGTAG
- a CDS encoding MarR family transcriptional regulator, with the protein MAKPSNIAAASQALPDNDEVQPPLDSALDDLIGYAMRRAQLKLFQNLISRLSDHDLRPAQFSALAIIEQNPGLMQADLARALAIEPPQVVPLLNKLESRALAVRVRCKPDKRSYGIFLSKPGEALLKELKDIAAQSDLDATAALDVEERAELLRLLKKVYQDR; encoded by the coding sequence ATGGCCAAGCCTTCCAACATCGCCGCCGCCAGCCAGGCCCTGCCCGACAATGACGAGGTACAGCCACCGCTGGATTCGGCCCTGGACGATCTGATCGGTTACGCCATGCGTCGCGCCCAGCTCAAGCTGTTCCAGAACCTGATCAGCCGGCTGTCCGACCATGACCTGCGCCCGGCGCAGTTCTCGGCCCTGGCGATCATCGAGCAGAACCCCGGCCTGATGCAGGCCGACCTGGCACGCGCCCTGGCCATCGAACCACCCCAGGTGGTGCCGTTGCTGAACAAGCTGGAAAGCCGCGCCCTCGCCGTGCGCGTGCGCTGCAAGCCGGACAAGCGCTCCTACGGGATCTTCCTGAGCAAACCCGGCGAAGCCTTGCTCAAGGAACTCAAGGACATCGCCGCGCAAAGCGACCTGGACGCCACCGCAGCCCTGGACGTCGAAGAACGTGCAGAGCTGCTGCGCTTGCTCAAGAAGGTCTATCAGGACCGCTGA
- a CDS encoding p-hydroxycinnamoyl CoA hydratase/lyase, translating to MSNYEGRWSTVKVEIEEGIAWVILNRPEKRNAMSPTLNREMIDVLETLEQDPAAGVLVLTGAGEAWTAGMDLKEYFREVDAGPEILQEKIRREASQWQWKLLRMYAKPTIAMVNGWCFGGGFSPLVACDLAICADEATFGLSEINWGIPPGNLVSKAMADTVGHRQSLYYIMTGKTFGGQKAAEMGLVNESVPLAQLREVTIELARNLLEKNPVVLRAAKHGFKRCRELTWEQNEDYLYAKLDQSRLLDTEGGREQGMKQFLDDKSIKPGLQAYKR from the coding sequence ATGAGCAATTACGAAGGCCGTTGGAGCACCGTCAAAGTCGAGATCGAGGAAGGCATCGCCTGGGTCATCCTCAATCGCCCGGAAAAACGCAACGCCATGAGCCCGACCCTGAACCGGGAAATGATCGACGTGCTGGAAACCCTGGAGCAGGATCCCGCCGCCGGTGTGCTGGTGCTGACCGGTGCCGGTGAGGCGTGGACCGCCGGCATGGACCTTAAGGAATACTTTCGCGAAGTCGACGCCGGCCCGGAAATCCTCCAGGAAAAAATCCGCCGCGAAGCCTCGCAATGGCAGTGGAAGCTGCTGCGCATGTACGCCAAGCCGACCATCGCCATGGTCAATGGCTGGTGCTTCGGTGGCGGCTTCAGCCCGCTGGTGGCGTGCGACCTGGCGATCTGCGCCGACGAAGCCACCTTCGGCCTCTCGGAAATCAACTGGGGCATCCCGCCGGGCAACCTGGTCAGCAAGGCGATGGCCGACACCGTGGGCCATCGTCAGTCGCTGTACTACATCATGACCGGCAAGACCTTCGGCGGGCAGAAAGCCGCTGAAATGGGCCTGGTCAACGAAAGCGTACCGCTGGCGCAACTGCGCGAAGTCACCATCGAACTGGCGCGCAACCTGCTGGAGAAAAACCCGGTGGTGCTGCGTGCCGCCAAGCATGGTTTCAAACGCTGCCGCGAGCTGACCTGGGAGCAGAACGAGGATTACCTCTACGCCAAGCTCGACCAGTCGCGTTTGCTCGACACCGAAGGCGGTCGCGAGCAGGGCATGAAGCAATTCCTCGACGACAAGAGCATCAAGCCTGGCTTGCAGGCGTATAAACGCTGA
- a CDS encoding aldehyde dehydrogenase, which produces MLDVPLLIGGQSCPARDGRTFERRNPVTGEVVSRVAAATLEDADAAVAAAQAAFPAWAALAPNERRTRLLVAAEQLQARSAEFIAAAGETGAMANWYGFNVRLAANILREAASMTTQITGDVIPSDVPGSFAMALRQPCGVVLGIAPWNAPVILATRAIAMPLACGNTVVLKASELSPAVHRLIGQVLQDAGLGDGVVNVISNAPADAAAIVERLIANPAVRRVNFTGSTHVGRIVGELSARHLKPALLELGGKAPLLVLDDADLDAAVSAAAFGAYFNQGQICMSTERLIVDAKVADAFVAKLAAKVATLRAGDPAAADSVLGSLVDASAGTRIKALIDDALGKGARLVAGGQLDGSILQPTLIDGVTEDMRLYREESFGPVAVLLRGDGDEALLRLANDSEFGLSAAIFSRDTGRALALAQRVESGICHINGPTVHDEAQMPFGGVKSSGYGSFGGKASIEHFTQLRWVTLQNGPRHYPI; this is translated from the coding sequence ATGCTGGACGTGCCCCTGTTGATTGGCGGCCAGTCGTGCCCCGCGCGCGACGGCCGAACCTTCGAGCGTCGCAACCCGGTGACCGGTGAAGTGGTCTCGCGGGTCGCCGCCGCCACCCTGGAAGATGCCGACGCCGCCGTGGCCGCTGCCCAGGCTGCGTTCCCCGCGTGGGCCGCACTGGCGCCCAACGAGCGCCGCACCCGCTTGCTCGTTGCTGCCGAGCAACTGCAGGCGCGCAGCGCCGAATTTATCGCGGCCGCCGGCGAGACTGGCGCGATGGCCAACTGGTATGGCTTTAACGTACGCCTCGCGGCCAACATCCTGCGCGAAGCGGCGTCGATGACCACCCAGATCACTGGCGATGTCATCCCCTCCGATGTGCCCGGCAGCTTCGCAATGGCCCTGCGTCAGCCGTGCGGCGTGGTGCTGGGCATCGCGCCGTGGAATGCCCCGGTGATCCTTGCCACCCGCGCCATTGCCATGCCGCTCGCCTGCGGCAATACCGTGGTGCTCAAGGCCTCGGAGCTGAGCCCGGCGGTGCACCGTTTGATCGGCCAGGTGTTGCAGGACGCCGGCCTGGGCGATGGCGTGGTCAACGTCATCAGCAACGCCCCGGCGGATGCGGCGGCGATTGTCGAGCGACTGATCGCCAACCCGGCCGTGCGGCGGGTCAACTTCACCGGTTCGACCCATGTCGGGCGGATCGTCGGCGAACTCTCGGCGCGCCACCTCAAGCCGGCCTTGCTGGAACTGGGCGGCAAGGCGCCGTTGCTGGTGCTCGATGACGCCGACCTGGACGCCGCCGTATCGGCCGCGGCCTTTGGCGCCTACTTCAACCAGGGGCAGATCTGCATGTCTACCGAGCGCCTGATTGTCGACGCCAAGGTGGCGGATGCCTTTGTCGCCAAACTGGCGGCCAAGGTAGCGACCCTGCGCGCCGGCGACCCCGCTGCGGCGGATTCGGTGCTGGGTTCCCTGGTGGACGCCAGCGCCGGTACCCGCATCAAGGCCCTGATCGACGATGCCCTGGGCAAAGGTGCGCGGCTGGTGGCCGGTGGGCAACTGGACGGCAGCATCCTGCAACCGACGCTGATCGATGGCGTCACCGAAGACATGCGGTTGTACCGCGAAGAATCGTTCGGCCCGGTGGCGGTGTTGCTGCGCGGTGACGGCGACGAAGCGTTGCTGCGCCTGGCCAATGATTCGGAGTTCGGCCTGTCGGCGGCGATTTTCAGCCGTGACACCGGCCGCGCCCTGGCCCTGGCCCAGCGGGTGGAATCGGGCATTTGCCATATCAACGGCCCGACCGTGCATGACGAGGCGCAGATGCCCTTCGGTGGGGTCAAGTCCAGCGGCTATGGCAGCTTCGGCGGCAAGGCCTCCATCGAACACTTCACGCAATTGCGCTGGGTGACCTTGCAGAACGGGCCACGGCACTACCCGATCTGA